The sequence AGTGGAAACAGTAACACTGTAAAACTCCATGAGGCTGAAACTAAGACAAATGTTAGTGAAGTAAAAAGTACAATATCAGAGTTAAACCATAAGTCTGAAATACTTAGCAATGATGTAGCTAACAAAATTTTTTCTATGGACACATGTACCTTGCTATCCAATATTCCAGTTAGAAACTTTTCTAATGAGTGTGGTTTGCATCCTGTCTACTTTCTGCAGAGTTGTAGTGATGACTTTTTGCCTAATGTGAGTGACAGTTTGAAACATAAGTTTCTGAAAAACTTTTTGGAGGGTGAATCTCTGATGGACCAATCAAAATTTTCATGTGGACATGTCttttgcagaatttgaaagagttctTAAAACAGTTCTGGTCTCAAACTTAACAAGCCAGGATAAAGAATGAGTTCCTGAATGGTCCAAGCTGTAGGGAAACAGAAGggactatgaaacagttttgtaaaaatCAATTGAAGAAACTTCTACTTTTGAGTAAAACCTTTGATGAGCTCCCACAGATTGATGCTTTAAAAAGAAGATTGCCAACTGATAAGTAATGGGACCTAGTTTATGGACCTGATGACAACATTGAACAATTTCTGAACTACGTGGACAAAATAGAATTATAGATAAAGTGGGGAAACCACAAAACTCAATCACACACAGAGAAGTGTGGATCATAGTTGGGGAAATACTAATTTTATCAGTAAGGAAAACAGTAAGCCTAACAACCATAGTTTTCATCATAGGGAACAAAATAgtcagaataataataatttccattcAAGGGGAAACTATAATTTCCATTCAAGACAACAATCTGGGAACAATTAGAACAGAAATAATAGCAGGGAGTTTGAAAACAGGAACACGAATGGGCATGAACATAGGGACACCAGGAGTCAAAACACTATGAGAActcatgaagtaaaaaaaaaagtagcatGCACTCCATTGTTGGTCCACAAGGTAGGGGCGAAAACTTAGATCATAGATGGACCAATAATAGTGAGTACACTGTACCAAAAGATACATCTGAAGTAATGAGTAGTTATCTTACAAATGTGCACTACCCTGTAAACACACTACCCATTAAGAATGACATTTGTTCCTCATCCAACACTAAAAATGCAAGTAAGAGGAATGAACACATTGGTTGTAATAAAGAGCCAGAGGAAGTAATTGACTTAGTTGAATTTCATGAATGGGCTGACACTTTTAGTTTGTCAGAGGACCAGCAGGTTAATCGTTTACAAGATTTAGGAATTGAAGCACTGATGACAGAACCAGGTGAGCAAATTGTTGACACTGACTTCATGAGCAAATTAAACACACTTGGGCATGAAAGCAACGCAGTAAGTTTTCAGGAAAGAGGGGTTGATGATTGTAGTATTTGGGAAAATGAAGATTTAATGGTGCATGATGATAGTGAGAAATATTTTCCTTGCTTGAAAGAGGAAATGGAAGCATTACGTGTTGTGGGAGAAACTGATATGCATGTTGTAGATATACCCAAGGATGTTGTTAACAATTTAAGTGATGTTAATGTCAGTGTCACAACCAATAGGTTCTGTAATCAAACATCTTATGAAGAAACATGTGTAGATGATaaatattctctgaatagtaaaacagactgtgcaagtaggctaccatttgcaatgaacaaagGTGAATTATTTCTAAATAATATGTGGCTAAATAGTGATTCAATTGGAAATGATAGTAATTTTAGAAAAATGATTCTTAACATGTGTCAAATTTTATATCCTAATTGGTAGCAAAATACTAAACATATTATTCTTGAACAACTGAAGGATAAGTACCTTAATGACGAACAATCTTATACTCATGAAAAGGTTTGGATTAATGAAATTATCAATGCAAATGAcagtgttaatgatgtgtatgttaATGTAATGACAGTGGGTAATAAAGGTGACAGTAATATAGGTAACTGTAATTCAGGAAGTCATTGTTTTAGTGAAATTGAAAATGATTTGTTGTGTGAATATGTTCAGTCTGAAAAAGGTGATGACATACGTAGTCCATTCATTACAGTAATAGTTGGTACCTGGGATGGCAAGTGGCTTATAGGCACAGTGAATCAAGTGTCAGGAATATCTGAAATACTAAGCAAAAAGCTTAAGTGCAAGAAAGACTACATTGAAATGGCAGTCATTGGGGGTGCAACAGGAAAACACAGCAACAGAGTTAAAAGTCAAACTTTGCTATCTTTTACAATTGTGGGAGTCACATTTACACATGGATGCCTAATCATACCAGGACTCAGTGAGGACTGTATTCTTGGGATGTCATGGATTAGAAGTGTAGATGCAAGATTTAGCTGTGGAGGACAAAAATCATAAAAGCACCAAATGGGGGATGTATCTTCACCAAGTATGTCAGATCAAATACAGTTTCATATAACGATAAATTTAATACTGTAAATCTTGTAAAGGAAGAAAGATATGTTGACAAAGACATACCAGAACTAGACTTAAGTGAAGTACATTTCAAATCACTTGTAAACACTAAGATTTCAGAAGGTAGTGGTCTAAAAGATGGGCAAAAACAGGAACTAGAATCTTTGttatgggaatacagtgatgtttttagCAACATTTCAGGGAAAGTTAAGAGGTTACCAATGTACTTTGCTAGTGAGATGCCATgatccatttttcataaaaccatattgTGTGCCCACTGCAAAACTTACAGTGGTTGAGAAAGAATTACACAAGACGGAAGTGTGTGGCATTATTGAAAGGAGTATCAGTGTGTATAATAACCCAGTGGTGGTTGTGTCAAAGAGATATGGGGAGTGAGAATAGTTCTTGACTGTAAGCCTTTAAACAAGATGTTACACAGGGAAACAGACCACCCTGAAAACCTTTATGATCTGTTGCACAAGTTCAAGGATATAAAATAAATGTCAAGTTTAGACTTAACCTCAGGCCATCACCAAGTACCCCTGGCACCCAACTCTAGGAAATACACCGCTTTTCTATACAAAGGTCATTGCTATCAGTATTGTGTAGTCCCTTTCGGATTGAACCTATCAATAGCAGAATTTATTAAAACTTTAGACCATGTACTTGGGCAGGAACGTGTATCCAAATTAGTGATTTACACAGATGGCATTTTAGTAAATGGTCAAGATTGGAATGAGCAAGTTGGGCTTTTAAGACAGGTGTGTGataaacttagaagaggaggaatgGCACAAAAACATGAAAAGCCCAAATTTGGAGTGCCAGAGTTAAACTTTTTGGGACATGTCTTAACAGAAAAAcgaattttggcagatccagacAAAATTAAAGCTAGTTCAGAGTTTCCTATACCCCGTAACAGAAAACAAATCATTTTATGGGCCATTTGAATTCTACAGAAAAATTGTGAGTAAACCAGAACCTGTTACACAGACCAGATTTCAGTTTATCTTTCTGTTTACATATTGAATAGTGATTATGGTTATGTGATGAATTATTTCAAGAAAAAGAAGTCAATGGGGAGACAGTTCATTCTACAATTTCATTTGCAAGCGGAATGTGATTGaagcaggagaaaaaaaaaactatacagtcACAGAAAAAGAGTTATCAGTCATACAGTGGTAGTTTTCAAAATTCAGGACCTACTTACTTGGACATAAGGTAACAGCGTACTCCGATCATAAAGCCTTAAGCTATTTACAGGAATGCAAGCTCTATCATGATAGAAGATGAGCATTGTATTTACAACAATTCAACTTCGAAATTAAGTATATTAAAGGTAGTGACAACATAGTTGCAGATGCTCTATAGAGGTTACCAGTAGGAGGGGAAACAAATTTATCAGAATgaagaaaaacagtttaaaatgagGTATATTAAAGGGGCCACAGATTAAACCGTTGTTAGATCATTGTGCAAGAAAAATCAGGAGCCAGAACTGGATACAAATTAGAAATTAATAAATTAGGTATACACGAGAACTATGGTCATCGAGGCATTCAGAAATGTATGCAGAAATTACAAGGAAATATACACTTCCACAATATGGCCAAGAAAGTTGGAAAATAATTGTGAACTTGTGGTAAGTGTCAATGAGTCAAACTAAGTAACAGAAAATGTCGAGGCGAAAGGCAAAACATTACTCCTGCACAACCTCTAGACTTAGTCGCTGTGGATTTCTATGGGCCTCTTCCAAGGAGGAGTGGCCACTGCTACATTTTTGTCATAGTGGATGTATTTTCTGACCTAATCAAGTCATATCCTGTCAGAAAAgccacagggagagagagagggagagagagagggagagagagggggagggagaggggggcgggggggggggggggggggggagagagagagagagagagagagagagagagagagagagagagagagagagactttcttAAACATTGGGAAACCAAAAGCGATTTTGTCGGATAACGGTTTGAGGTTTTGGCAAAAGTATAGAAAGCCTTTATTGATAAATCAGGAATCAAACATGTTCAAATACCTGTATATAATCCGTCATCAAACCCAGTTGAGAGGTATATGAGCGAAATGTGGTCATACGTATTGCAGTCATAAACGTCCTACAAGGTACGACCATGTACTAGACTTTGAAGGTGTTATGAACAGCTAGCAACGtacttccacaggattttcaccttatgaaattatgtttcatctaAAACCGGACAACATTGTCACTGAACTCTTAGAATTTCCaccatgcacaatgatgactgtgcGTGAACATGAAGCCATAGTGAAAAAAACCATCATAAAATGGGAAGACAAGATACAGACGACATGATTGCAAGATCAAAGCAAGCAAGTTTAAAGttggagattatgttttagtaaaACCATATCAGAAATCAAAAATGTTAAGgcctgaaataaagaaattctttgatatATACACGGGTCCATTCGAGACTGGAGAATTCACACCTTAATGCATACCTGTTGGTGTATCCTAAATCCAGGAAAGTTGTCGGGCTAAGGAATATTGTTTCGTTAAAACTGTATAAACTAAGAAAGTTAAAAGGTGACTCAACAAAAGTTTTTCACTGGAAGTTATGAAATGTTGTGTATAAAAATTGACTGATTTCGATATAGTTTTGTccttgaaaatgtttattatttctttaaaatgtATTTGCTGTATGAAGTGTTTGCAATGAATTGTCCTTGTGTAATATGCTTATCGTGTTAGTTCCCGATATTTCTGTGTGTTTGTGCAATTTGAATGATATTTGATAATGTGTGTAATTTTAGCTTGTGTAACATTCTCACACCACACTTATTGAAACATTTAAAATGTAAACCACTAATCAGcactaaatctgtcttgcaacaattaacaggtttttttaaaattcttttttagTCTTAAAGGCAGAGTCTTAATTACTACACACTTAAGTTGTTGAAATGTCCAACTACACAAGGGGGAGAATCGTTTTAAGTTAACAACATGAATTGCTGTATATTTGTTTCCCACCActgcaaagcataggcagtaatatttttccaattttgatATATACATATCAACCTAAAACTTTCAAACAACCATGGCTCTACCCTCGCACTTTTACTGTGTATATGAACCCTTGTAACAGACTGTAGCTTTACTTTTGAAAACTAATTTTTTGTTTATCCTTAGTGTAAGTGTTACAGTTTGCAATAAGACATTTTACACCCAATATGTTAACGCATTTGTACTACAATGTTTATTGAATTTATTGTTAGTTAAAGGATCCTTTTTGGACTATTACTCAGTATTACTCAGACAGATccaattttatgttttcctttactttgtgTAACAATTTCAATGTGAAACCTAATATCATGCCAATTGCTATGGGCAGAAGGTTggcaaaattcaaagaaaatagtcctattaaaaattttaatttatttaaaatcattcttgGCAGTTCCATTATTCTGGTGTCAGAATTTTGTTCGCATGTTCATACTTACGAAATTCTTGGGGGgctattgtaatggaactgacagAACCCATTTTGTTATATTATACACTaattaaagttgttttgaaaagtatttactttGTACGATTTTAGGGTAGGTGTTGCGATCCATAATCGATACAGTAATTGTCAGTTCTTTGCCAATATGACTTATCTTTGGTCAGCAACGTTATTTCGCCGCTTGAGCTCTGGCTGTGGttgagttttttatttttttaagttctggcaataaatatgtgtttttttctaaacaaaaaAACTGTGGAATCCTGCTTCATCACTTCAGTAGTCTAGTGATAGTCAAAACCCACACCTTTTTCCATTCAGAGCAGCAATAGAATCAGTCATTGCCTAGACAACGAAGCCACATGGACAACAGATATTCAGTAGCATCAAGGTAAGTGACATGATCATCTCTACAAAGTACTTGACATCCATTAGCCAGACCATAATGGTGTCCTTATGGAAATAACTTTGTAGTGTAGTAGAGAGGGTCCATGATacagggcagaaaaatggttggtggtgtacACCAGTGACACAAAGGTCAGCTGGGCGAGGGTATCACGTGACAACAGCATCAAAGAGGATCTCCGAGTCGGCAAATGAGAAGACCATTTGCCTCGGTTTGACTCTTTAGAGACTTTCGGGTTGGCAGAGGAAGATTCAGATGTTTGTAGGCTGGAGGGACATAAGAAGTCTTCGCAGGcatattccttctgttctttcagGACTGCCAGTCGTGTAGCAGGTGACTTCTCCCTTGAGGCGAAAGtatggtggcttgttgcacagctggaggagacgGGAATGCTACCATTACATTGGGTGATTTCACAACAGCAGTGTcaaatttgaggttgcatgtctcCATGGCCATCTCCTCCGTGGAGTGAGATGTTGCCACTGTGAATGTATATATCAACAAGGCATTATCCTTTGAAATACACATGACACATTACATATACATATGAACATGACATTGATGGTTTTGACTGATCATTAGTTAACGATTAACCGAacctaaaaaatttcaaaaatctgtGTGAAAACTCTTAGGCATCTGTTTTGTAACAATAAGCTCTCTTGGTAGAATTCAGAGCTGATAAAATGACAAATATCTAGGATTCCTTGCCAAAATTCTTCAGGGACTGGTATGTACAAGTGAAAACTGACAACATGGAAACCCGAGACGAGACTATATTAACATCCCTCAATGCAGGTCACCACTATGTCATAAGGGTGAAACCTTAAAGTGTCAACTTCTAAAATTTCaacatccctcctcccccccccccccccccacatttcaCTCTTAATGACTATCTCCTCTTCTTACAGCTTAGTCTTTCTTTTCATACCTTTAAGACAATGAGTGGGAAACTTCAGTCCTGGAGGAATTTAAATACCATATGGCAGATTAGTAGACAGTTCCACATATGTTTGTTATGAGATACCACAGTGCATGAAGAATAATGTTAGCTACAAGACACGAGCAGAATATATTGGAGAGCACTATAGGTGATCACTTTAAAAACAATGACATGAAATAAAGAAGCACAATACTGAAAGTGCCCCACTCATGTTTTACACTGTACCTCATATAATTAAATTTTGCACTGCTTATGGGAAGAATCTGAGAAGATTAAGATATACAAGGTATAAAGGTAGCTGAGAAGTCTTTGAAACCAGTGAAGTCACATAAAAGCTTAGTTTGAAATAGTGGATAAAAACAACAGCCGAGTAATGGAAGAGTAGAGTAATAGTAATTCCTCTGATAAATGTAACCAGAGTAGCAGTCAGTTCATTGTATACTTCATGGAGGTAGCCTTTAGTGTTTGCTTCTGCATGTTAACATAAAACACTTTCCACATACCTGAGGATTCTCCATGATAGGATTTACGTAGCATGGTGCATGAATTACTCTATTAACAATTGTGGATTGACtaaaatttgtaacacaaatttacctttaaaaatttattttcttgcaatttaattttgtaatatttttaaatctgaatttGATCAAAATACTTATGTTGCCAAAACAATCTTGCACTTTACAATAATATACAGCATTCAGCACACAAGGTCAATTTCAGCTAACCACAAAACCAATCATTCACATTTATGTTAAACTTTACGTAAAGAATAATTACAACCAATCTCTCAAATTTTCTACCTGATGTATAAATGTATGGTAAATATAAAAtgacaaactttgtacacatacaaaAACCACGAACAAGGCTTCACTGATAATAGGCACATGTTTCACATATGTTACTACCTTGTTTTTCAGTACAAATTTACTTTCAAACAAACAGAGCAAATAAAATCACATAGAACAGAGAGTAAACATCGCCAATCACACTAATATTTATGGTTCACAATGTGTTAAAAAGTTGCATGATATGAGTATTTTTCTGTTTAAATATCACACCCTGTAAAATCTCTCTCACTAATCCAACTCTAACGTTACTCATCACTTTTTTGTTTACGCAATAGCTGAACACTTAAATCATAGAACCAAGGTGTCGTCTTCTCTCACACCACATTTCCTTACATAACCACAAATGTCTTTGTTGAATGACTGTGTACCACAAATCATAACAAAAACAGAACTCTTTCCTGCAAGTTCACTGGAAACAACTTCTGAAGTGATCCTTCCCGATGAAAGATCCTCACCATACCATTTCTCCAAACCTGTATCATCATCTTGTGTTAATACTGTTTTTGAGGTAAAATTCCAGTTCTCTCTGAGCTTTCGAAGGGGTTGTCTGAGCAAAATGTTATTTCTAGTCCTGCACGAAAAAATAATCCTAACAAAAGTCTCATCTAATTCATTGGATGTAACATAATGAGCCAATGCGAAACATGGTGCTAGCCCTGTTCCAGCACAAAACATCACTATATGGCTGTAGCTATTGGGATTATAGTGGAAGCCAGTCTCATATGGTCCTTTCCATAGCACCACTTCATCACAATAAACCTTTTTCCAAAACTCTGACATCAGGCCACCCTCATAGAGTTTCACAAGAACATTGAATTGACTTTGAGTTTTGCCAGGGAGAGGGGTGTAAGCTCTGGATATGGAAACATTTAAGTTACTTTGAGCTACCAAGTATTGCCCTGGAGAAAAATTTATACTCCTGTCACATTCTGTTGATTCAAAGCAGTACACATTAACATTTACTGCCTCATGTTCTACAGAAACACAACGAAATGGAGACCACCACAATGGAGAAATGATGTCAGCTGTATCAGTGTTGTATTTTGTAGCTTCCAGTCTTCTGCATTCTGCTTCCCAGGCCCTCATTTGCTGCTGATAAATGTCAAATATGCAAGGTTGACAACCTTGCCCACAACAGTCTTCCACTCGTGGTTCTTCCGGTTTGGGTGGAAGAGCCAGAGAGGGACATGGCACATGTACCTTTGGATGCACAGAACTATTATTAACTTCTTCCTCACCGCTGTATTGATCCATCTTGTCAGCTTGCCTTAAATAATGTTTTATTACTGCAGTCTTGCTTGCAAAATGTGCAATTGAATGTCTTAACCACTTTCTTTGCAGCACTTTTAAGAATGTTTCACAAATAAACAACTACATCTCCATACTTGTCTCTCCAGAAGCTAATATACTAGCCCTTATAGGTCCACCATCCAAACTATTTGCTGTCATAGTTGCCTCAAGGGATGAGCGCATGCCATTTGTAGTACTTCCACTTTCCATCACAGCAGTACCATTCTCACCACCTCCATTACTTGTTGCTCTACTGGGGTTGTCATCCCAGTCAACCTATGGAACAAAACAAACAGTGGAACTACAGATTGGAATATCAATTATAAAAGGAAAAGGACTGATTGCTACTCATTGTAAAGGTGGATCAGCAATCTCAGCTGCTGGAGATGGTGGTCGTGTGTGCATCAGGTgtggttgcttgtgtgaatgaatgtgtgggtTTCCTTTTCCGATGAAGGCTTTAGCCAAAGCTAAATGAATGTCATTTTGTAGTGCCGGTCTGCAACTCAacttgtcatctttacagtgagtagtatCTGTTTTTTTCCTTTTGCTAATGGAAcaatagaattttttaaattattataggAGACACTGTTACAATATTAAGAACTACTGATATCAACTTAAACTACCAGAAAGTTCAGCAAGTGTCCTGATTCAATCTACGACCTACATTACCTTTTCAGGCATCAGAATTACAAAATAGAATTACTGTTAAACTAAATAAGGTGGAACAAAGTGACAAGAAACAGCAAAAAGTAAGTCACTGAAATGTAGTATGTCCTCTATAAATTTTTGAAGTATCTACGAAATTGCAATTGAAGCACCAAagtaatgaatattattggctAACAAAACCCTTTCCAAGCCACTTACCATCCTCCTTTTTGTTTTCAATTTGATGCAAAtttgtttacactaacagctttatacaatatttacaaactTCAAAAAGCATGAAGTTAAAATGAAACAATAAACTACTGTATACAAGTTTTAAAGTGAGGTAGGGGGAAGAAAACTACCTTGAAACGAGTTACTCTAGGATTTGTTGCGAGAATATTGCGTTGCAGTTTGTCGAACTGTGGTGTTGCTGGTGGCTGGGCCTGCAGCTCAGGGTCCGTGTAATCGTTATTTACGTAGTAACCAACACGGATGAATTCCTGGCCCCTAAACATAAATATGTCACTGAAGTAATTCCAACAATTTACAATCGACAACAAATAATGTTAAAAGATGGAAACTACTTAGTAATTCCTCACCTATATGAACATGTGAGCAACACAACAGTGACACCAACAACATCTGCCACTGGTATTTTTTTAGGATCTGGAGGTTCTGCTTGGAATACAAACATATGCCGTCCCTCTGGCACAGGTCCCACATACACAGTATCTAGTACCTGGACAAAA comes from Schistocerca piceifrons isolate TAMUIC-IGC-003096 chromosome 8, iqSchPice1.1, whole genome shotgun sequence and encodes:
- the LOC124711287 gene encoding histone chaperone ASF1: MAKVQVMNVVVLDNPSAFLNPFQFEITFECVEDLQEDLEWKIIYVGSAESEAFDQVLDTVYVGPVPEGRHMFVFQAEPPDPKKIPVADVVGVTVVLLTCSYRGQEFIRVGYYVNNDYTDPELQAQPPATPQFDKLQRNILATNPRVTRFKVDWDDNPSRATSNGGGENGTAVMESGSTTNGMRSSLEATMTANSLDGGPIRASILASGETSMEM
- the LOC124711286 gene encoding NADH-cytochrome b5 reductase-like, which gives rise to MDQYSGEEEVNNSSVHPKVHVPCPSLALPPKPEEPRVEDCCGQGCQPCIFDIYQQQMRAWEAECRRLEATKYNTDTADIISPLWWSPFRCVSVEHEAVNVNVYCFESTECDRSINFSPGQYLVAQSNLNVSISRAYTPLPGKTQSQFNVLVKLYEGGLMSEFWKKVYCDEVVLWKGPYETGFHYNPNSYSHIVMFCAGTGLAPCFALAHYVTSNELDETFVRIIFSCRTRNNILLRQPLRKLRENWNFTSKTVLTQDDDTGLEKWYGEDLSSGRITSEVVSSELAGKSSVFVMICGTQSFNKDICGYVRKCGVREDDTLVL